CAGATAGGCAGATAGAAGCCGGGTGGGCAAGGATCAGCCCCAGGGCTTTTGGGACCATCTGCCCATCTGCCGAACTGCCTATCTGCCAAAGCTTGAAAAACCGTCCTTTCCGAAGGGTCGAAGAAGCCGAATCCATGCAGGTTTTCACCAACCGAACGGCTCTGATATGAGAATAAAAACCAAGTTATACATCGGCTATGGGGTCCTCCTGACGGCCCTCCTGGCCGTCGGGACCGTCGCCGGATGGGGCGCCCGAAGCTGGCAGGCCGCCGTGGAAGAACAACAGGCCGCCTGCGATCAGACCCTCCGAGCCGAACGGCTTCGGGGAAGCATCCTCCGCCAGGTCAAGGAAATGTTCGATGCCTTCGTGACCCTCGACCCCGACGCCGGCGAGGAGATGGTCCCCCTGCGGGCCGAGGTCGAGGCCCTCCTGGCCGACATGCGGCGGACGGACGCCGGGACCGGCGGGGCCGGGCTCATCGACGCCCTTGCGCAGACCTACCGGGCCGTCGCCCGCCTGGGCCTTCAAGTCGTCGCCGACCTGCGGGCCGGGCGGGTCGGGCCGGCCCGGGAGAGGATCGAACGGGACTTCGAGCAAGTCCTCTTCCCCCGCCTGGAGGCCCGACTCGGGCAATTACAAGCCTTCTACGCGGCGCAGGCCGCCCGGTCGATGGAGCGAGCCCTCCGGCGTCATCGCTGGGTCCAGCTCCTGACGGTCATGGCCGTCGCCCTGTGCATCGGCCAGGGCCTCGTCTTGTTTCACGGGATTCAGCGATGGCTGATCCGGCCGATTCACGTGATGGGGCGATCGACGGAAATCATCAGCACCGGGGACCTTTCCCACCGGGTCCCGGTCCGGTCGTCGGACGAACTCGGCGAACTGGCCGTCGCCGTCAACCGGATGGCCGCGTCCCTGCAGACGATTCAGGAACGGCTGGTCCGGTCGGAGCGGTGGGCCGCCGTGGGCGGGCTGGCGTCTTACGTCGCCCACAACATCCGGAATCCCCTGGCCAGCCTCCGGTCGGCCGCCCAGGTCGGTCTGGAGGACTTACAGCGGGGGGACCTGGAGTCGGTCCGGGAATGCTTCCGGGACATCGTCCAGGTCGTGGACCGGCTCGAGCGATGGACCCGTCATCTCCTGGACTGGACCCGGCCGGTCGAACTGCGTCCCAGCCGTGGAAACGTCCACACGCTGATCCGGGAAGTCGTGGCCTTTCTGCGGCCGAAGGGGGAAGCGAAGGACCTTCGGTGGGTGCTCGACCTTGATGAATCGCTTCCCGATCAATACCTGGACTGGGAGCAGATGGAACAGGCCCTGGTCGCCCTGGTCGTCAATGCCATCGAGGCTTGCCGACCGGGCGGGACGATTCGGGTCGCCGCCTCGCAGACGCCGGCCGGGGACGTCTGCATCGTCGTCCAGGACACGGGCACCGGTATGAGCGAAGAGGTCCGAAGACGGGCCTTCGAGCCCTACTTCACGACGAAGCCGGACGGCGTCGGGATGGGCCTCCCCATGGCTCAGAAGGTCGTCGAGGCCCACGGGGGCACGATCACCCTCGCCAGTCAGGCAGGGGTCGGCACGACCGTGACGGTCCGTTTGCCCGGCGGGAGGAACGATGACTCGGATTCTCATCGTCGATGATGAGTTCGTGATGGCCAAGTCCCTGGCCCGGTCGCTGACCCAGGCCGGGTATGAGGTCGAGGTCGCGACCCGCGCCGAGGAGGGCGTCCGCCGCGTGACGGAACGGCGGCCCGACCTCGTCTTGCTGGACCTGAAGTTTCGGGAGATGGACGGCCTGACGGCCCTCCGGCAGATTCGGGCCTTTGACCCTTCGGTCCTCGTCATCGTGATCACGGCCTATGGTTCGGTCGAGACCGCCGTCGAGGCGATGAAGGCAGGTGCCGTCGATTTCCTGTGCAAGCCCTTGGACTTGCAGGTCCTCAAGATCGCCGTCGAGCGGGCCCTGGAGGCGAACCGC
This genomic window from bacterium HR11 contains:
- the zraS_6 gene encoding Sensor protein ZraS is translated as MRIKTKLYIGYGVLLTALLAVGTVAGWGARSWQAAVEEQQAACDQTLRAERLRGSILRQVKEMFDAFVTLDPDAGEEMVPLRAEVEALLADMRRTDAGTGGAGLIDALAQTYRAVARLGLQVVADLRAGRVGPARERIERDFEQVLFPRLEARLGQLQAFYAAQAARSMERALRRHRWVQLLTVMAVALCIGQGLVLFHGIQRWLIRPIHVMGRSTEIISTGDLSHRVPVRSSDELGELAVAVNRMAASLQTIQERLVRSERWAAVGGLASYVAHNIRNPLASLRSAAQVGLEDLQRGDLESVRECFRDIVQVVDRLERWTRHLLDWTRPVELRPSRGNVHTLIREVVAFLRPKGEAKDLRWVLDLDESLPDQYLDWEQMEQALVALVVNAIEACRPGGTIRVAASQTPAGDVCIVVQDTGTGMSEEVRRRAFEPYFTTKPDGVGMGLPMAQKVVEAHGGTITLASQAGVGTTVTVRLPGGRNDDSDSHRR